The DNA sequence TGAGGCGCTTACGAACGCTGGCATCGACACGACGGGATTGAGGTCAAAGAGCATCAATGAGTTCATTGGTGAAGAAATTGATCTCGTTATTACAGTGTGTGACAGCGCAAGGTCGAACTGCCCCACTCTTCCGGGTGCAATCAAGGTCGTCCACAAACCGTACTGGGATCCGTATCACATGGCGCCGAGTGACGACCCTGTTGCCATTTTCGCCGAACTTCGGGACAAGATGACTGAAGAATTAGTGGAATTGGTTCGGCAGGAGTTTGGGTTTGTAGATTAACTCCAGGTCGGAGCGTCATCGAGGACGTTTTCCGGACGCGCAAAAGGCAAGTCAGGAATTCCGGCCACAAAGTCGCGCATCTCCTGTTTGACCAACTCCGGTGATTCGTGTTTCAT is a window from the bacterium genome containing:
- a CDS encoding arsenate reductase ArsC; amino-acid sequence: MKQKPKVLVICTGNSMRSQMAEGILRHHLGDRIDVYSAGTHPSFVHSRTLEALTNAGIDTTGLRSKSINEFIGEEIDLVITVCDSARSNCPTLPGAIKVVHKPYWDPYHMAPSDDPVAIFAELRDKMTEELVELVRQEFGFVD